A region of Dictyostelium discoideum AX4 chromosome 1 chromosome, whole genome shotgun sequence DNA encodes the following proteins:
- a CDS encoding DUF255 family protein, producing the protein MLSSKFFSLYSKTKLLKSTTSNFILFNKLKYSSNNQDFEKRFFKMSDNKTTTTTTTATSTSTPTPSTLNDKSTIKTTPITDNNNNNENFKYTNKLINEKSPYLLKHAHNPVDWLPWGEEAFKIARDNDKLIFLSVGYMACHWCNVMERECFENVEIAKVMNEYCVNIKIDREERPDIDKIYMTYLTEISGSGGWPMSIWLTPQLHPITGGTYFAPEAKYGRPGFPDLIKKLDKLWRKDREMVQERADSFIKFLKEEKPMGNINNALSSQTIEKCFQQIMKGYDPIDGGYSDAPKFPRCSIFNLLLMTLKEDYSKQVGSLDKLVFTLEKMANGGMYDQVGGGFHRYSVTSDWMIPHFEKMLYDNAQLASVYLDAYQITKSPLFERVAKEILHYVSTKLTHTLGGFFSAEDADSLNLEINEKQEGAFYVWSYQDIKKAIQDKDDIEIYSFHHGLIENGNVDPKDDPHNEFKDKNVITIVKSLKETAAYFKKTQEEIEKSLNQSKEKLFKFREQFKPKPQLDDKIIVSWNGLMVSSFCKAYQLFKDEKYLNSAIKSIEFIKTHLYDSVGDDNDYDDEDDKLNNCRLIRNYKDGPSKIHAFTDDYSFLIQALLDLYQVTFDYKHLEWAMKLQKQQDNLFYDLENGGYYSTSGLDKSILSRMKEEHDGAEPSPQSISVSNLLKLYSITYNEAYKEKAKKTLENCSLYLEKAPLVFPQMVCSLYLYLNSINTIILSTNSNDNQQKQQLLSILDEIHSNYIPNKLILLNDHSNNSITQFFEKSTSNLNLSLSTPVYDKTTFSLCNPNGCTISTNQLQQIKSNLINQIYPKY; encoded by the exons atgctttcttctaaatttttttcattgtattcaaaaacaaagttattaaaatcaacaacatcaaattttatattatttaataaattaaagtaCAGTAGTAACAATCAAGATTTCGagaaaagattttttaaaatgtcagataacaaaacaacaacaacaacaacgacagctacatcaacatcaacaccaacaccatcaacattaaatgataaatcgACTATAAAAACAACTCCAATaacagataataataataataatgaaaattttaaatatacaaataaattaataaatgaaaaatcaccatatttattaaaacacGCTCATAATCCAGTTGATTGGTTGCCATGGGGAGAAGAGGCTTTTAAAATTGCAAgagataatgataaattaatatttcttaGTGTTGGTTATATGGCATGTCATTGG tgTAATGTTATGGAACGTGAATgttttgaaaatgttgaaattgCTAAAGTAATGAATGAATATTgtgtaaatattaaaattgaccGTGAAGAAAGACCAGATATTGATAAGATTTATATGACCTATTTAACCGAGATTAGTGGATCAGGTGGTTGGCCGATGAGCATTTGGTTAACACCTCAATTACATCCAATCACAGGTGGTACATATTTCGCACCAGAAGCAAAGTATGGTAGACCAGGGTTCCCTGACCTTATAAAGAAATTGGATAAACTTTGGAGAAAAGATAGAGAAATGGTTCAAGAGAGAGCAGATtcattcattaaattcttGAAGGAAGAAAAACCAATgggtaatattaataatgcaTTGTCAAGTCAAACCATAGAGAAATGTTTTCAACAAATTATGAAAGGTTATGATCCAATCGATGGTGGTTATTCTGATGCACCAAAATTTCCAAGATGTTCGATTTTCAATCTCCTATTAATGACTTTAAAAGAGGATTATTCAAAACAAGTTGGATCATTAGATAAGCTAGTATTCACATTGGAGAAAATGGCAAATGGTGGAATGTATGATCaagttggtggtggttttCATAGATATTCAGTTACCTCTGACTGGATGATACCACATTTTGAAAAGATGTTATATGATAATGCACAATTGGCATCAGTTTATTTAGATGCTTATCAAATCACTAAATCACCATTATTTGAAAGAGTAGCTAAAGAAATCTTACACTATGTTTCAACTAAATTAACTCATACTCTTGGTGGTTTCTTTTCAGCTGAGGATGCAGATagtttaaatttagaaataaatgaaaaacaagaaGGTGCATTCTACGTTTGGTCATatcaagatattaaaaaagcaATTCAAGATAAagatgatattgaaatttattcatttcaccatggtttaattgaaaatggtaatgTAGATCCAAAAGATGATCCacataatgaatttaaagataaGAATGTAATAACAATTGTAAAGAGTTTAAAAGAAACTGCAGCATACTTTAAAAAGACTCAAGaggaaattgaaaaatcattaaatcaatcaaaagagaaattattcaaatttagaGAACAATTTAAACCAAAACCACAATTGGATGATAAAATCATTGTATCATGGAATGGTTTAATGGTATCATCATTTTGTAAAGcttatcaattatttaaagatgaaaaatatttaaatagtgcaattaaatcaattgaattcatAAAAACCCATCTATACGATAgtgttggtgatgataatgattacGATGATGAAGACGATAAACTTAATAATTGTAGATTAATTAGAAATTATAAAGATGGTCCATCGAAAATTCACGCATTCACAGAtgattattcatttttaattcaagCATTATTGGATTTATATCAAGTTACATTTGATTATAAACATTTGGAATGGGCaatgaaattacaaaaacaacaagataATTTATTCTATGATTTAGAGAATGGTGGTTATTACTCAACATCTGGTTTAGATAAATCAATTCTATCTAGAATGAAAGAAGAACATGATGGTGCTGAACCATCACCTCAATCAATTAgtgtttcaaatttattaaaactttacTCAATAACCTATAATGAAGCCTATAAAGAGAAAGCAAAGAAAACCTTGGAGAATTGTTCATTATATTTAGAAAAGGCACCACTTGTTTTCCCACAAATGGTTTgttcattatatttatacttaaattcaatcaatacAATCATTCTATCAActaatagtaatgataatcaacaaaaacaacaattactaTCAATTCTTGATGAAATTCATTCAAATTATataccaaataaattaattctattaaatgatcattcaaataattcaattacacAATTCTTTGAAAAGAGtacttcaaatttaaatttatcactTTCAACACCAGTTTATGATAAAACTACATTTTCATTATGTAATCCAAATGGTTGCACAATTTCAACaaatcaattacaacaaattaaatcaaatttaataaatcaaatttatccaaaatattaa